A stretch of the Duncaniella dubosii genome encodes the following:
- a CDS encoding CatB-related O-acetyltransferase — MMNKIYPRKGDTQTVYLNAVVKDPSIEVGDYTIYNDFISDPRQFEQNNVLYHYPINHERLIIGKFCSIACGVKFLFNCANHTLKSLSTYTFSLFYEDWELEKSNVASAWDNKGDIVIGNDVWIGFEAVILAGVKIGDGAIIGTRAVVTKDVPPYSIVGGIPAKVIRKRYSPDIIEQLLSLRWWDWTKDRIKRNLPFIMAGNIENMTE; from the coding sequence ATGATGAATAAAATATATCCCCGTAAGGGTGACACACAAACCGTTTATCTGAACGCAGTGGTTAAAGACCCGTCGATTGAGGTAGGTGATTACACGATTTACAATGATTTTATCTCAGACCCTCGTCAGTTCGAGCAGAATAATGTGCTGTATCATTACCCTATTAATCATGAGCGACTGATAATTGGCAAGTTTTGTTCCATTGCCTGTGGTGTAAAGTTTCTGTTTAACTGTGCCAACCATACACTAAAATCTTTGTCAACCTATACATTCTCTCTGTTTTATGAAGATTGGGAATTGGAAAAGTCAAATGTAGCTTCTGCTTGGGACAACAAAGGTGACATCGTGATAGGCAATGATGTATGGATTGGTTTTGAGGCAGTTATTCTTGCCGGTGTAAAAATCGGAGATGGTGCCATTATAGGAACAAGAGCAGTCGTAACTAAGGATGTTCCTCCTTACTCTATCGTTGGCGGTATACCGGCAAAAGTAATCCGCAAACGGTATAGCCCGGATATTATTGAGCAACTACTGTCGCTTCGGTGGTGGGATTGGACAAAGGATAGAATAAAAAGAAATCTCCCATTCATTATGGCTGGCAATATTGAAAACATGACAGAATAA
- the tnpB gene encoding IS66 family insertion sequence element accessory protein TnpB (TnpB, as the term is used for proteins encoded by IS66 family insertion elements, is considered an accessory protein, since TnpC, encoded by a neighboring gene, is a DDE family transposase.): MWSLEADMRLWVCRQPVSMRYGIRGLAQMVWSWKGHSPASGDVYVFFSKDRKTMKALKWDGDGFLMYTKRLSRGRFREVLKKGDDGVRRLQWDDFYMLMRGLTPVKVMVENRFRMAVK; the protein is encoded by the coding sequence ATGTGGAGTCTTGAGGCGGATATGCGGCTCTGGGTATGCCGGCAGCCGGTATCGATGCGCTACGGCATCCGGGGTCTGGCCCAGATGGTGTGGTCGTGGAAGGGGCATTCTCCGGCATCGGGCGATGTGTATGTGTTTTTCTCAAAGGACCGCAAGACCATGAAGGCGTTGAAATGGGATGGCGACGGATTTTTGATGTACACAAAAAGACTGTCGCGAGGCCGTTTCCGGGAGGTGCTCAAAAAGGGCGATGACGGCGTGCGCAGGCTCCAATGGGACGATTTCTATATGCTGATGAGGGGCCTCACGCCTGTGAAGGTGATGGTCGAAAATCGCTTCAGAATGGCCGTAAAATAA
- a CDS encoding Lin1244/Lin1753 domain-containing protein produces the protein MARQKNNDNGGADYFSHDIDMRNDIKVKALRRKFSHTGYAVWCFMLEYLTDCTNFEFDYNEVSQELLASDFDVPVAELREIIVQPSAIAY, from the coding sequence ATGGCACGACAAAAGAATAACGACAACGGCGGAGCAGACTACTTCAGCCACGACATAGACATGAGGAACGACATCAAGGTCAAAGCCCTGCGTCGTAAATTCAGCCACACAGGATATGCCGTGTGGTGCTTCATGCTTGAATACCTCACGGATTGCACAAATTTTGAATTTGACTACAACGAGGTCAGTCAAGAGCTGCTCGCCTCAGATTTCGACGTGCCTGTCGCAGAACTAAGGGAGATAATCGTACAACCATCCGCGATAGCATATTGA
- a CDS encoding MATE family efflux transporter: MNYSYKQIWLIAYPVMMSFLIEQLINITDALFLGHVGEIELGASALAGIWFLAIYMLGLGFSVGLQVVIARRNGEQKYEETGKTFFQGLCFLLILASLLCLLSKFFSPQLLKYLITSPEVYNAVVKYLDWRIIGLFFSFPFLAIRSFLVGITETKPLNLAALTAVLMNIPLNWLLIFRYDMGISGAAIGSSFAELCSLLILVAYMFLCVRKHKYGLSWRIDIKILKEVFSVSVWSMLQFFTSVAIWFLFFIAIERLGEIELAVSNIVRSVSALFSVIVTALGAVTSSLVSNSIGAGERNAVFPLCHKVIRLGLYIGTPLIIIALSLHPLIIGAYTENPVVKQIAWQPYVVMLLNYFFALPGYIYLNAVTGTGATKTVFFFQVITTIAYLFCLWGLSNLNVRLATYWSVEYLYVIMLGIQSFIYLKLYNSKNNRI, from the coding sequence GTGAATTATAGCTATAAACAAATATGGCTCATCGCATATCCTGTGATGATGAGCTTTCTTATTGAACAGCTGATAAATATAACCGATGCCTTGTTCTTGGGGCATGTCGGTGAAATCGAACTTGGCGCATCCGCACTTGCCGGAATATGGTTCTTGGCAATCTATATGCTTGGCTTAGGGTTCAGTGTAGGGCTGCAAGTTGTAATTGCACGACGCAACGGAGAACAAAAATACGAAGAAACTGGAAAAACGTTTTTTCAAGGCCTGTGTTTCTTACTGATACTTGCGTCATTACTTTGTCTGTTATCAAAGTTCTTTTCTCCACAACTATTAAAGTATCTGATTACCTCTCCCGAAGTCTATAATGCAGTTGTCAAGTATCTGGATTGGCGTATAATAGGATTGTTCTTCTCTTTCCCGTTTCTTGCTATCCGCTCGTTTTTAGTCGGCATTACAGAAACAAAACCTCTGAATTTAGCTGCTTTAACTGCCGTATTGATGAACATTCCTCTCAACTGGCTTTTGATTTTCAGATATGATATGGGTATATCAGGAGCCGCTATCGGCTCTTCATTTGCAGAGTTGTGCTCATTGTTGATATTGGTAGCTTATATGTTTCTTTGCGTAAGAAAACACAAGTATGGTTTATCTTGGCGTATAGACATAAAAATACTAAAAGAGGTGTTTTCTGTCTCTGTCTGGAGTATGCTCCAGTTTTTTACAAGCGTAGCCATCTGGTTCTTGTTTTTTATCGCTATTGAGAGATTGGGAGAAATCGAATTGGCGGTATCTAATATTGTAAGAAGTGTTTCCGCTTTATTCTCTGTTATAGTAACTGCATTGGGGGCTGTCACAAGCTCTTTGGTAAGCAATTCAATTGGCGCAGGTGAGAGAAATGCAGTTTTTCCGCTTTGTCATAAGGTAATCCGATTGGGGCTTTATATCGGTACCCCATTGATTATTATTGCGTTGTCACTTCATCCATTAATTATCGGGGCGTATACTGAAAATCCGGTTGTTAAGCAAATCGCATGGCAACCATATGTGGTTATGCTTCTGAATTACTTCTTCGCACTGCCGGGTTATATTTATCTTAATGCGGTGACAGGTACCGGTGCGACAAAGACCGTATTCTTTTTTCAAGTAATCACTACTATCGCCTATTTATTCTGTTTATGGGGATTGAGTAATCTCAATGTCCGATTGGCAACTTATTGGAGCGTAGAATATCTATATGTGATAATGCTCGGTATTCAATCTTTTATTTATCTGAAATTATACAATTCAAAAAACAACAGGATATGA
- a CDS encoding tyrosine-type recombinase/integrase, with protein MGLLAQPEEHDFPEKDKIMSYLNWLVESKGYSAQTHRSRLSILRHLMNYLQGSSLLLADIQSTDIDSYLKERHYNGCNRRTIAGLVSVLRCFFRYAADRQWVKDDLWKTLSAPRLYTMEQLPSYLHWDDVKVILTESTRNPTIQGIRNHAILSLLAMYGLRSSEITELRLKDIDWRNSVIHLRRAKGCRPQVMPLIDEVAQPLLRYILEARPKYPKQEFVFLTTRAPFHGICTSTVYQVASRSLEGRQLNIRHHGPHSYRHSCATRLVNEGHSLKEVADVLGHVKIDTTAIYAKVNFSRLREVSDMDWKEVLEL; from the coding sequence ATGGGACTACTTGCCCAGCCGGAGGAACATGATTTTCCCGAAAAAGACAAGATCATGTCATATCTCAACTGGCTTGTTGAATCCAAAGGATATTCTGCCCAGACTCATAGAAGCCGTCTGAGTATACTTCGTCATCTGATGAATTACCTTCAGGGCTCAAGTTTATTGCTTGCCGATATTCAATCTACAGACATTGACAGTTATCTCAAAGAACGTCATTACAATGGGTGTAATCGACGCACTATTGCAGGGCTTGTATCCGTACTACGTTGCTTCTTCAGATATGCGGCTGATAGACAATGGGTGAAAGACGATTTGTGGAAAACACTTTCCGCCCCTCGGCTGTACACGATGGAGCAACTTCCGTCATATCTTCATTGGGATGATGTGAAAGTTATCTTGACTGAATCTACGCGAAATCCGACGATTCAGGGCATAAGGAATCATGCAATTTTATCGCTTTTGGCAATGTATGGCTTGAGATCCAGTGAAATCACTGAACTGAGACTCAAGGACATTGACTGGCGGAATAGCGTCATTCATCTGCGTAGGGCAAAAGGATGCAGACCGCAGGTAATGCCTCTGATAGATGAGGTTGCACAGCCACTTCTGAGATATATCCTTGAAGCTCGTCCAAAGTATCCGAAGCAGGAGTTTGTGTTCCTTACTACCCGAGCTCCATTCCACGGTATATGTACATCAACAGTTTACCAAGTGGCAAGTAGATCTCTGGAAGGCAGGCAACTCAACATAAGGCATCATGGTCCTCACAGTTACCGACACAGTTGCGCAACGAGACTGGTCAATGAAGGACACTCTCTTAAAGAAGTCGCAGATGTGCTCGGACATGTGAAAATCGATACTACCGCCATCTACGCCAAAGTCAATTTCTCCAGACTAAGGGAAGTGTCGGATATGGACTGGAAGGAGGTGCTTGAGTTATGA
- a CDS encoding sigma-54-dependent transcriptional regulator, with protein MKTILIVDASESDRRLMSGLLVKHGYEPIAVDTMEAAKDEVAKLPPGAVIVAAMKFVRGTAQELINWQKTEGYGFPVVAIVDNLNPLDIADVMKDGGAVNIIQRPAMDKQLVETVGRYARPGRTMLLLHDELIPRQSEAFAVIERAIRNIAATDVNAVIFGECGSGKEQIAKEIYRLSSRSQKPCTVIEAGGAALVGNHDPANLRSEVLNRMEGYFKKADGGTIIIKNVQLLTFEKQSVLLHILENEHPNVRVICTADPDLRRMVSEKTFRPNLFYILRPVDITVPPLREVTEDIVPLSDYFLTRFAHRREQHKKKLDASAVKALKLHPWPGNVRELKDTVLYAAFHSKTDIISATDLNFSQSEPDADDSLTLRKPQKDKEKIIEAYRRSGSWTGAAKLLGISERALIEQRKKHCIGKKGEPEV; from the coding sequence ATGAAGACAATTCTAATTGTAGATGCCTCCGAATCAGACCGTCGGCTTATGTCGGGCTTGCTTGTCAAGCACGGATATGAGCCGATTGCCGTCGATACGATGGAGGCCGCAAAAGACGAGGTGGCAAAACTGCCACCCGGCGCAGTGATTGTCGCGGCGATGAAATTCGTCCGTGGCACAGCACAGGAGTTAATCAACTGGCAGAAGACGGAGGGATACGGATTTCCCGTAGTCGCCATAGTGGACAATCTCAACCCATTGGATATTGCCGATGTGATGAAAGACGGAGGTGCCGTCAACATCATTCAGCGTCCGGCAATGGACAAGCAGCTTGTCGAAACAGTGGGCAGGTATGCAAGACCGGGCAGAACAATGCTGTTGCTCCATGACGAGCTTATCCCACGCCAAAGCGAGGCATTTGCTGTGATTGAGCGGGCAATAAGAAATATTGCCGCGACGGATGTCAATGCCGTCATCTTCGGCGAATGCGGTTCAGGGAAAGAGCAGATTGCAAAAGAGATTTACAGGCTCAGTTCGCGGTCGCAAAAGCCATGCACCGTCATAGAAGCCGGCGGCGCGGCACTTGTGGGCAACCATGACCCTGCAAATCTGCGCAGCGAAGTGCTTAACCGTATGGAAGGGTACTTCAAGAAGGCTGACGGCGGTACGATCATAATCAAGAACGTGCAGTTGCTGACCTTCGAGAAACAATCGGTGCTTCTGCATATACTTGAAAACGAGCATCCGAATGTGAGGGTTATATGCACAGCAGACCCCGACCTGCGTCGTATGGTGTCTGAAAAGACGTTTCGCCCAAATCTGTTCTACATTCTACGACCAGTTGACATCACAGTGCCGCCATTAAGGGAAGTGACCGAAGACATCGTGCCGTTGTCAGACTATTTCCTGACACGTTTTGCCCATCGCAGAGAACAGCACAAGAAAAAGCTCGATGCCTCGGCAGTCAAAGCGTTGAAGCTGCACCCGTGGCCCGGCAATGTAAGGGAACTGAAAGATACCGTCCTCTATGCCGCATTCCATTCAAAGACAGATATAATATCGGCAACTGACCTCAATTTCAGCCAGTCGGAGCCTGATGCAGATGACAGCCTTACTCTGCGCAAGCCGCAAAAAGACAAGGAAAAAATCATTGAGGCGTACCGTCGCAGTGGTTCTTGGACAGGAGCGGCAAAGCTGTTGGGAATATCGGAACGCGCTCTGATAGAACAGCGTAAAAAACACTGTATCGGCAAGAAGGGCGAGCCGGAGGTTTGA
- a CDS encoding YqaJ viral recombinase family protein produces MVVRMWNDATGREIIKRSAIDWIIRDNDRPYLQVSPDRTYWLSDDSRANDNKGILEIKTTRMKVDPEDLPKYWFAQVQYQLGVAGYTQGSLAWLSAGQGFDFGYQDLKLVPDFFEWLIDSVSRFWTDNIVGGQEPSAVNVADVLIKYNRHTGGKIIECSEEVFSAYQDLKVVKKELDALKERKESLEATLKMAFEDAEALSYGGDTIATWKAPKPSNKFDDKAFVAEHPDLAAAYTHQVQGARRLLLK; encoded by the coding sequence ATGGTTGTACGGATGTGGAACGACGCGACAGGACGCGAAATCATCAAGCGCAGCGCGATCGATTGGATTATCCGAGACAACGACCGTCCCTATCTCCAAGTAAGCCCCGACCGCACCTATTGGCTCTCAGACGATAGCCGAGCCAACGACAATAAGGGCATCCTCGAAATCAAGACCACGCGCATGAAAGTTGACCCGGAAGACCTCCCTAAATATTGGTTTGCGCAGGTGCAGTATCAGCTCGGTGTAGCCGGATATACGCAGGGTAGCCTCGCATGGCTTTCAGCCGGACAAGGTTTCGATTTCGGATACCAAGACCTCAAGCTCGTGCCTGACTTCTTCGAGTGGCTCATCGACTCCGTCTCGCGCTTTTGGACTGACAACATCGTAGGAGGTCAAGAACCCAGCGCGGTCAACGTAGCCGACGTTCTCATCAAATACAATCGCCACACAGGAGGGAAAATCATCGAGTGTAGCGAGGAGGTCTTCTCGGCATACCAAGACCTCAAGGTGGTCAAGAAAGAACTCGACGCACTCAAGGAGCGCAAGGAAAGTCTTGAAGCAACCCTGAAGATGGCTTTTGAAGACGCAGAAGCACTCTCCTACGGTGGAGACACCATCGCCACATGGAAAGCCCCGAAGCCAAGCAACAAATTCGACGATAAAGCCTTTGTCGCCGAACACCCCGACCTTGCTGCCGCATACACGCACCAAGTACAGGGAGCGCGAAGACTTCTGCTCAAATAA
- a CDS encoding DUF4099 domain-containing protein, translating to MEENPKEEVLIARDNETGQVGAVVGQNPDGTPKMADVKSTPLSELIKFTKGQNPIEAFIANFMRQAKNPTTFGIFKMSAADYEALGQPMAEMLNDPETNREMLDKYRVKMKTPAAKIKPVDPDKVNWAEIEKQWGISREDLEKSGALQQMVYHHKSPELHKVNDPDGSGEKLDARLSFRTNPDGTYSLTPHFVKKEPLLDQPFRGYTFTAEDKVELSNTGNLGKAVDLKDPATGEVHKCLVSIDRLTNEIESVPIDKIFIKQKVANINLTMQQIGILKSGGLIKEQHVELPNGQKFTADLQYNASKRDIAFVNSAQYRQQNEQEAQRAQQSQQQGGQQSGQSLKDNWHDANGNPKRLTQWYHIPLDEQKQADYLAGKQVLVGEGKDRSGNDCTIYLQYDPKERKPQTTRVYPDRDKVVGIAEESKTQMAVNDDGKTNEATKNVNEPLQRGQTEPKDEAQQKKQHQPKLKTPKP from the coding sequence ATGGAAGAAAATCCAAAGGAAGAAGTGCTGATTGCCCGCGACAATGAAACCGGGCAGGTAGGCGCGGTCGTCGGTCAAAACCCCGACGGCACCCCCAAAATGGCCGATGTAAAATCGACCCCGTTAAGCGAACTCATCAAGTTCACCAAAGGGCAGAACCCCATCGAGGCATTCATCGCCAACTTCATGCGTCAGGCGAAGAACCCGACCACCTTCGGCATATTCAAGATGTCGGCCGCCGACTACGAGGCTCTGGGGCAGCCTATGGCGGAAATGCTCAACGACCCCGAAACCAACAGGGAGATGCTTGACAAATACCGCGTCAAGATGAAGACACCCGCCGCAAAAATCAAACCGGTTGACCCCGACAAGGTGAACTGGGCGGAGATAGAGAAACAATGGGGCATCAGCCGGGAGGATCTTGAAAAGTCAGGCGCGCTCCAACAAATGGTTTACCATCACAAGTCGCCTGAGCTACATAAAGTCAACGACCCCGACGGAAGCGGCGAAAAGCTGGACGCACGCCTGTCATTCCGCACAAATCCCGACGGCACATATTCGCTCACGCCACATTTCGTCAAGAAAGAACCGTTGCTTGACCAGCCATTCCGGGGCTACACATTCACCGCCGAGGACAAGGTGGAGTTATCCAACACGGGCAATCTCGGCAAAGCCGTTGACCTCAAAGACCCAGCGACAGGAGAGGTGCATAAATGCCTCGTGAGCATAGACCGCCTCACAAACGAAATCGAGAGCGTTCCTATCGATAAAATCTTTATCAAACAGAAGGTTGCCAATATAAATCTGACAATGCAGCAGATAGGCATACTCAAAAGCGGCGGTCTTATCAAGGAACAGCACGTCGAACTCCCCAACGGTCAGAAATTCACCGCCGACCTGCAATACAACGCCTCCAAGCGTGACATCGCCTTTGTCAACTCGGCTCAGTACCGTCAGCAGAACGAGCAGGAGGCACAGCGGGCACAACAGAGCCAGCAACAGGGCGGGCAACAATCCGGGCAAAGCCTCAAAGACAACTGGCACGACGCCAACGGCAATCCCAAGCGTCTGACACAGTGGTACCATATTCCGCTTGACGAGCAGAAACAGGCTGACTACCTCGCCGGGAAACAGGTACTCGTCGGTGAGGGCAAGGACAGGAGTGGCAACGACTGTACCATATACCTGCAATATGATCCCAAAGAGCGCAAGCCTCAGACCACCCGCGTATATCCCGACCGCGACAAGGTGGTGGGCATCGCCGAGGAAAGCAAAACCCAGATGGCGGTAAACGATGACGGCAAGACCAACGAGGCGACCAAGAACGTGAATGAACCGCTCCAGCGCGGACAGACAGAGCCGAAGGACGAGGCGCAGCAGAAAAAGCAGCACCAGCCCAAGCTCAAGACTCCAAAGCCGTAG
- a CDS encoding putative quorum-sensing-regulated virulence factor, whose amino-acid sequence MITLRENQEEPIRKAIAFFQEKKPKPSLIVLPTAWGKSILTAFVAKNTTDKLIVLQPSKELLEQNFRKYDTLCGGFGSNAGIYSASFGKREMAQITYATIGSIKNLGAEFKRHGFTKMLIDEAHLYPREADSMLGRFLQESGITHVLGITATPVKLQTNRDRDGGTYSKLVMLTSRSKKGNFFKEIIHVGQVQEMVRLGFWCKLRYQTEGFDDSLLVFNSSKSEYTEDSVQRAYDANGGTDAIIRALDSNPDRKHILAFAPSVADAIALSEHYPHSAVIYGDMDKAQREQNIADFRAGRLRVLFNVRVLSTGFDYTKIDCIVLGISTASIALYYQILGRATRIDPDKEDALIVDLGGNVKRFGRIEDLVFEQGKMWRLFGTGGVLLSGIPIDQIGKYTREDTTAIDTKQEPPIEIMPFGKYKGERIKDIPSDYKQWMIRTFEWNSRNERLRKSIVATL is encoded by the coding sequence ATGATTACACTCCGGGAAAACCAAGAAGAACCAATACGCAAAGCAATCGCTTTCTTCCAAGAGAAGAAACCGAAGCCGAGCCTCATAGTCCTGCCGACGGCATGGGGCAAGTCAATCCTCACGGCTTTTGTGGCAAAGAACACGACCGACAAGCTCATCGTCCTCCAGCCATCAAAAGAATTGCTTGAGCAGAACTTCCGAAAGTACGATACCCTCTGCGGTGGCTTCGGGAGCAATGCCGGGATTTACAGCGCGAGCTTCGGGAAACGAGAGATGGCACAGATTACATACGCGACCATCGGCTCAATCAAAAACCTCGGTGCGGAATTCAAGAGACACGGCTTCACGAAGATGCTCATAGACGAAGCGCACCTTTATCCAAGAGAAGCAGACTCAATGCTCGGACGTTTCCTCCAAGAGAGCGGAATTACGCACGTCCTCGGCATAACCGCAACCCCGGTCAAATTGCAGACGAATCGTGACAGAGACGGAGGTACATACTCCAAACTTGTCATGCTGACGAGCCGGAGTAAGAAAGGGAACTTCTTCAAAGAGATAATCCATGTAGGACAGGTGCAGGAAATGGTGCGCCTCGGATTTTGGTGCAAGCTGCGATACCAGACCGAGGGGTTCGATGACAGCCTCCTCGTATTCAACAGCAGCAAGAGCGAATATACCGAGGACAGCGTACAGCGAGCATACGACGCAAACGGCGGCACAGACGCAATCATACGCGCCCTTGACAGCAATCCCGACCGAAAGCATATCCTCGCCTTTGCGCCAAGCGTAGCGGACGCAATAGCCCTCTCCGAGCATTATCCACATTCAGCGGTCATCTACGGAGACATGGACAAAGCACAGCGAGAACAGAACATCGCAGACTTCCGGGCAGGGAGACTCCGGGTGCTGTTCAATGTCCGGGTGCTTTCTACAGGATTTGACTACACCAAGATAGACTGCATCGTCCTCGGTATCAGCACCGCCTCAATAGCCCTTTATTACCAAATCCTCGGACGCGCCACACGAATAGACCCCGACAAGGAAGACGCACTCATCGTTGACCTCGGAGGGAACGTGAAGCGGTTCGGCAGAATTGAAGACTTGGTATTCGAGCAGGGCAAGATGTGGCGGCTTTTCGGCACAGGAGGAGTGCTTCTCTCCGGCATACCCATCGACCAAATCGGCAAGTACACAAGAGAGGACACGACGGCAATCGATACGAAACAAGAACCACCAATCGAAATAATGCCCTTTGGCAAATACAAAGGGGAAAGAATTAAGGACATTCCATCAGATTACAAGCAATGGATGATACGAACCTTCGAATGGAACAGCCGGAACGAGCGGCTGCGTAAATCCATTGTTGCGACACTATAA
- the tnpC gene encoding IS66 family transposase — MKKNELIEFLQRQIEFLQGRLDEALASVSSLTLSNEKLQSTNEKLVATVDELRKQMASMEEAMKGKSAELSKEKAARQAVQRLQGSPSERQKKPVTTPATSETRQQKPEKKRTNNGAKRKTHPECEVETIIVEPDSPDFNPEAATFIGECDVVRYVMEPMRFKKIIYKVRKYVQDEKIYKGSAPATPLLNSQYTSSFIAGLAELRYLHCMPLENAVEYFRAHGFDLDKGTAQKLVSKVRVHLENLYKALGQAIVADNYICGDETYQKVRLQVATPSGRKIKKGYIWVFVGMTTGLVYFFYDDGSRSAEVFEQHIKGFNGAFQCDYYSGYRHIGIGGMSGIKRLPCLQHIKRKFLDLKDNPKAQEIAKLFGLLYHFEHQHRIGKDGWTAGKHLEWRQRYSKVMLEKIRMRLTAVKDRIGVPPDDPLLAATEHALKQWDEIPRIFASPTYRLDNNEVERINRYISLTRRRLTIGSHSGAEAAALYHSLAITCHRCGVNVFDYFCDIIDRCAAWPPNTPIEKYRDLLPDRWKLSQK; from the coding sequence ATGAAAAAGAACGAGTTGATAGAGTTTCTGCAACGTCAGATCGAGTTCCTTCAAGGGCGGCTCGACGAGGCGTTGGCCTCTGTCAGCTCGCTTACTTTATCCAATGAAAAGCTGCAGTCGACCAACGAGAAGCTTGTGGCGACTGTAGATGAACTGCGCAAGCAAATGGCCTCAATGGAGGAGGCTATGAAAGGCAAAAGTGCGGAACTGAGCAAAGAGAAAGCCGCGCGTCAGGCAGTGCAGCGTCTGCAGGGCTCGCCGTCGGAGCGTCAGAAGAAACCGGTGACGACTCCTGCCACATCCGAAACTCGACAGCAGAAGCCAGAGAAGAAACGTACCAACAACGGCGCCAAAAGGAAGACGCATCCGGAGTGTGAGGTGGAGACCATTATAGTGGAGCCTGACAGTCCGGACTTCAATCCCGAGGCGGCGACGTTTATCGGCGAGTGCGATGTCGTGCGCTACGTCATGGAGCCGATGCGCTTCAAAAAAATTATCTACAAGGTCAGAAAATACGTGCAGGACGAGAAAATATACAAAGGTTCCGCACCCGCCACACCGCTGCTTAACTCGCAGTATACATCTTCCTTCATAGCCGGACTCGCCGAGCTACGCTATCTCCACTGCATGCCACTTGAAAATGCTGTCGAATACTTCCGTGCCCACGGCTTCGACCTTGACAAAGGCACCGCACAGAAGCTCGTAAGTAAGGTAAGGGTACATCTGGAAAATCTATACAAGGCGCTGGGTCAGGCAATAGTCGCGGACAATTATATCTGCGGTGACGAGACCTATCAGAAAGTGCGGCTGCAGGTGGCAACTCCTTCGGGAAGAAAGATCAAGAAAGGCTACATATGGGTGTTCGTCGGCATGACAACCGGGCTTGTGTACTTCTTCTATGACGACGGCTCCCGCTCGGCCGAAGTCTTCGAGCAACACATAAAAGGCTTCAACGGAGCCTTCCAGTGCGACTATTACTCGGGATACCGGCATATCGGAATCGGTGGGATGAGCGGGATAAAACGCTTGCCATGCCTGCAGCACATCAAGCGAAAGTTTCTCGATCTGAAAGACAATCCAAAGGCGCAGGAAATAGCAAAGCTCTTCGGACTCCTTTACCACTTCGAGCATCAGCACCGCATAGGCAAAGACGGATGGACGGCGGGAAAGCACCTTGAGTGGAGACAACGATACTCCAAGGTGATGCTCGAGAAAATCCGCATGAGACTGACAGCAGTCAAAGACCGCATCGGCGTGCCACCCGACGACCCGCTGCTCGCCGCCACCGAACATGCACTCAAACAATGGGACGAGATACCACGCATCTTTGCCTCACCCACCTACAGACTCGACAACAACGAAGTCGAGCGAATCAACCGCTACATATCCCTGACCCGTCGCCGACTTACAATCGGCTCCCACTCCGGAGCCGAAGCCGCCGCCCTGTACCACTCTCTTGCGATCACCTGCCACCGCTGCGGAGTCAACGTCTTCGACTACTTCTGCGACATAATCGACCGATGTGCCGCATGGCCGCCAAACACCCCGATCGAAAAATACCGCGACCTGCTTCCCGACCGCTGGAAACTCTCACAAAAATAG